In Arthrobacter ramosus, one DNA window encodes the following:
- a CDS encoding TIM-barrel domain-containing protein yields the protein MTAPRRDRRRNRLSGILVGMMLLLSSTAGATFVTAVPAHAAGIQRVQFTGAGDYLVAEFLSDDLVHFEMGTGSGPGAGVAIPTTDQVASTSYAGPTAFTQTASTASSAHIQVSVNTTTMCADVTDTTRTPALLLHTVCPRNLTAAWKGLSFTKSAMQDAYGLGEEFFTGGNADGDRVGVDRSSPGAYGNTMNYDVDNGPVGNTQIPVLFAVGANNANYGLFVDQVYKQDWNLTADPWTMDTYGDQLRWYVMAGPSLPDLRKSYMNLTGHPPVPPQKAFGLWNSEYGYKNWTEIDNTLAGLRADKFPVDGFMLDLQWFGGVTAGSDNTKMGTLQFDPTNFPNAASKIADYRDNQGVGLMTIEESYIGKGLPEYTNLANQGFLARAGCPTCDPVYLSANDWWGRGSMIDRTQPAAGAYWAATKEQPLVNMGILGHWLDLGEPEMYDSNDWTSGLLPGKHAHADYHNLYALEWANSVAKGYTAASSTQRPFLLSRSGAAGIQRDGAAMWSGDIATRMTALADQTNVQMEMSMSGIDYFGSDIGGFHRDEAIAGSDINEIYTQWFANSAWFDVPIRPHTDNTCNCQQTAPDKIGDVPSNLANLRQRYELTPYYYSVAHNAYSTGDPLAPPLVYYYQNDPNVRTMGSEKMIGPNMLVGVVAASGERQRNMYLPAGTWYDYHTNKKYVSTGQWVNNLPEWTNGVFQLPAFAKAGAILPKMYVDDKTMNVTGARTDATTRNELVAQVYPDTNASNFTLTEDDGKSVNYQTGAQRLTGITQQLSGSTETVNIAASSGTYTGAPDSRQNVVQLVTDETQASAVTLNGMPLTQYANKAAFDAAASGWYNAGGNLVVAKSDSTAVGTTKSFQFTLGQTPVSASFTCSNGTTTSGQSVYVVGNVPGLGNWSPAGAVKLDPTSYPTWTGTISDLPPNTAIEWKCIKRQEANYPASADAWQPGSNSTLTTPSFGSAGATSGGF from the coding sequence ATGACCGCCCCGCGCCGAGACCGGCGCCGAAACCGCCTCAGCGGGATCCTCGTCGGAATGATGCTGCTGCTCTCCTCAACCGCCGGGGCCACCTTTGTGACCGCCGTCCCGGCCCACGCGGCAGGGATCCAACGCGTCCAGTTCACCGGAGCCGGCGACTACCTGGTCGCGGAGTTCCTCAGCGACGACCTGGTCCACTTCGAAATGGGCACCGGATCCGGGCCCGGCGCCGGAGTGGCCATCCCCACCACCGACCAAGTCGCATCGACCAGCTACGCAGGCCCCACCGCCTTCACCCAGACCGCCTCGACCGCCAGCAGCGCGCACATCCAGGTCAGCGTCAACACCACGACCATGTGCGCCGACGTCACGGATACGACCCGGACGCCGGCCCTGCTGCTGCACACAGTCTGCCCACGGAACCTGACGGCAGCGTGGAAGGGGCTGTCCTTCACCAAGTCCGCCATGCAGGACGCCTACGGCCTCGGCGAAGAATTCTTCACCGGCGGCAATGCCGATGGCGACAGGGTTGGAGTCGACCGCTCCTCCCCCGGCGCCTACGGCAACACCATGAACTACGACGTCGACAACGGCCCAGTCGGAAACACCCAGATCCCCGTCCTCTTCGCCGTCGGCGCCAACAATGCCAACTACGGCCTCTTCGTCGACCAGGTCTACAAGCAGGACTGGAACCTCACCGCAGACCCCTGGACCATGGACACCTACGGCGACCAGCTGCGCTGGTACGTCATGGCCGGTCCCAGCCTGCCGGACCTGCGCAAGAGCTACATGAACCTCACCGGCCACCCCCCGGTGCCACCGCAGAAGGCATTCGGGCTCTGGAACTCCGAATACGGGTACAAGAACTGGACCGAAATCGACAACACCTTGGCCGGCCTGCGCGCCGACAAGTTCCCCGTCGACGGATTCATGCTCGACCTGCAATGGTTCGGTGGCGTCACCGCAGGCTCGGACAACACCAAGATGGGTACCCTCCAGTTCGACCCGACCAACTTCCCCAACGCCGCGTCCAAGATCGCCGACTACCGCGACAACCAGGGCGTCGGCCTCATGACCATCGAAGAGTCCTACATCGGCAAAGGACTCCCCGAATACACCAACCTTGCCAACCAAGGCTTCCTGGCCCGCGCCGGCTGCCCCACCTGCGACCCCGTCTACCTCAGCGCCAACGACTGGTGGGGCCGCGGAAGCATGATCGACAGAACCCAGCCGGCCGCCGGCGCCTACTGGGCCGCCACCAAGGAACAGCCACTCGTCAACATGGGCATCCTCGGCCACTGGCTCGATCTCGGCGAACCCGAAATGTATGACTCCAACGACTGGACCTCCGGCCTGCTGCCCGGCAAACACGCCCACGCCGACTACCACAACCTGTATGCCCTGGAATGGGCCAACAGTGTCGCCAAGGGGTACACCGCCGCTTCGTCAACCCAGCGGCCCTTCCTGCTCTCCCGCTCCGGAGCCGCCGGTATCCAGCGCGACGGCGCAGCCATGTGGTCCGGTGACATCGCCACCCGCATGACCGCCCTTGCAGACCAAACCAACGTCCAGATGGAGATGTCGATGTCCGGCATCGACTACTTCGGCTCCGATATCGGCGGCTTCCACCGTGACGAGGCCATCGCCGGGTCCGACATCAACGAGATCTACACCCAATGGTTCGCGAATTCCGCATGGTTCGACGTCCCGATCCGCCCCCACACCGACAACACCTGCAACTGCCAGCAGACAGCCCCCGACAAGATCGGCGACGTCCCCAGCAACCTGGCCAACCTCCGCCAGCGCTACGAGCTCACCCCGTACTACTACTCCGTGGCGCACAACGCCTACAGCACCGGAGACCCCCTCGCCCCGCCGCTGGTGTACTACTACCAGAACGACCCCAACGTCCGCACCATGGGCAGCGAGAAGATGATCGGACCGAACATGCTTGTCGGCGTCGTCGCCGCATCAGGCGAACGGCAGAGGAACATGTACCTGCCCGCCGGCACCTGGTACGACTACCACACGAACAAGAAGTACGTCAGCACCGGCCAGTGGGTGAACAACCTGCCCGAATGGACCAACGGAGTCTTCCAGCTCCCCGCATTCGCCAAGGCCGGAGCGATCCTGCCCAAGATGTACGTCGATGACAAAACGATGAACGTCACCGGCGCCCGCACCGACGCCACCACCCGCAACGAGCTCGTCGCCCAGGTCTACCCCGACACCAACGCCTCCAACTTCACCCTTACCGAAGACGACGGCAAGTCGGTCAACTACCAGACCGGGGCGCAGCGCCTCACCGGCATCACCCAGCAACTGTCAGGGTCCACCGAAACCGTGAACATCGCCGCATCATCAGGCACCTACACCGGAGCGCCGGACAGCCGCCAGAACGTCGTCCAACTCGTCACCGACGAAACCCAGGCCTCCGCCGTAACGCTGAACGGAATGCCGCTGACCCAGTACGCGAACAAGGCAGCCTTCGATGCCGCCGCCAGCGGCTGGTACAACGCTGGAGGCAACCTCGTCGTCGCTAAATCCGACAGCACCGCGGTCGGGACCACGAAGTCTTTCCAGTTCACCCTCGGCCAGACCCCGGTATCAGCCAGCTTCACCTGCTCAAACGGCACCACCACGAGCGGGCAGTCGGTCTACGTCGTAGGCAACGTCCCCGGGTTGGGGAACTGGTCACCGGCCGGCGCCGTCAAGCTCGACCCCACCTCCTACCCCACCTGGACCGGAACGATCAGCGACCTCCCGCCGAACACTGCCATCGAATGGAAATGCATCAAGCGCCAGGAAGCCAACTACCCCGCATCCGCAGACGCCTGGCAACCAGGCTCCAACTCGACCTTAACGACCCCCTCGTTTGGGTCTGCCGGCGCGACGTCGGGAGGGTTCTAA
- a CDS encoding TIM-barrel domain-containing protein — protein sequence MSVSVTPTISRRTAVLGILGAVPLALLPAVFGAESAKADTLTGVFHGPTGYDQLYSTTPTERGPRDPMSTQTVQLHSTTWPISPGQTCWVSWTKNGVAQTDVGCSFDYNNGNNSYWKVNLGSFARGDQITYTVHADVDGAGAITSGPFSFAVTDWSGTGNVSGYTDNGTSVDVAVSDTSGSFSPKIRYTFPAPDRFHVQIAPHGTGLNITGATGYTVTDTGTTLQLATSALKVKIQKSPYRVSVYKADGTTLIAQQYDPAIFRNTGWASDGATTVTKIEDHWLTPAGERFEGFGERYDYLDQRGHDVDNYVYNQYQDQGPTHRTYMSVPFFTNSAGYGVYVPSTRYSLFNVCTYLSDMVGFTVDTGGALDSTVDYHFLTGTQGNILDAYTSLTGRPWLPPKWAFGLWMSANEWNTQTEVTNELANVTSNNIPHSVLVLEQWSDEATFYVWHGATYTAKPGSGALAYTDLTFPSGGEWSDPKAMVAAAHAQNIKVVLWQIPVLKQDFSTNPATAPQQHLNDQSYAAAQGYLIGDGVGGQYRIPTGEWFGDSTMPDFTNAAATSWWMSKRAYLFDDVGIDGMKTDGGEMVFGRNASFSDGRKGDEMHNGYTNAYTGAYGTYVQTKKNGDGVLFSRGGTAGAQAHSIYWAGDQASTFSAFQQALRAGLSGGESGIPFWAWDMAGFTGTFPSSELYLRAAAQQTYSPMMQYHSEKSDPSPSEARTPWNVQARTGDTTVVPTFRKFANTRMNLIPYIYTEAKNASLTGLPLLQTMRLAFPGDASAAPLDMQYMFGRQLLVAPITTQGATSVTLYLPGGEWHDVTNGGKASGPGNKTYIADTSTIPVYARDGAIIPLNLNANYEYGGSIGNDVYNYTNLVFRIYPAGTTSADYFDDAAGTVKQITSTENWSSHQVIATVPPLATTATLQVNTTVPSTITVDGIALTAYSTLSGLTAAATGWYWDPVQQFTLIKIASGTTTRTVILSGVNKSAYEAEFATATGTTTNTNHPGFTGTGFVDGFTAAGSSLTFDVSANATGTHQLTFRYANATGGPATRTIYVDGTSVGTLTLPTLANWDTWGTATISTTLSSGRRSVKISYDTANTAAINLDNLTVGRP from the coding sequence ATGTCCGTTTCAGTCACGCCGACAATATCCCGCCGCACAGCCGTCCTCGGCATCCTGGGCGCGGTGCCCCTGGCCCTGCTACCGGCGGTCTTCGGCGCAGAATCGGCCAAAGCTGACACCCTCACCGGCGTCTTCCACGGGCCCACCGGCTACGACCAGCTGTACAGCACCACGCCGACCGAACGCGGTCCGCGCGACCCGATGTCCACCCAGACGGTCCAGCTGCACTCGACCACATGGCCAATCTCTCCCGGACAGACATGCTGGGTCTCCTGGACGAAGAACGGGGTCGCCCAGACCGACGTTGGCTGCTCCTTCGACTACAACAATGGCAACAACAGCTATTGGAAGGTCAACCTCGGCTCCTTCGCGAGGGGCGACCAGATCACCTACACCGTCCACGCCGACGTCGACGGCGCAGGCGCGATCACCAGCGGCCCGTTCAGCTTCGCCGTCACCGACTGGTCCGGCACCGGCAACGTCAGCGGCTACACCGACAACGGCACCTCGGTCGACGTCGCTGTCAGCGACACCTCCGGCAGCTTCTCCCCCAAGATCCGCTACACCTTCCCTGCGCCAGACCGCTTCCACGTCCAGATCGCACCCCACGGCACCGGCCTGAATATCACGGGCGCCACGGGCTACACCGTCACCGACACAGGCACCACGCTACAACTGGCCACCAGCGCGCTGAAGGTGAAGATCCAGAAGAGCCCCTACCGCGTTTCCGTCTACAAGGCCGACGGCACCACGCTGATTGCCCAACAGTACGACCCGGCCATATTCCGGAACACCGGATGGGCCAGCGACGGCGCCACCACAGTCACCAAGATCGAGGACCATTGGCTGACCCCCGCCGGAGAACGGTTCGAGGGCTTCGGCGAACGGTACGACTACCTGGACCAGCGCGGCCACGACGTCGACAACTACGTCTATAACCAGTACCAGGATCAAGGACCCACCCACCGCACCTACATGTCGGTCCCGTTCTTCACCAACTCCGCAGGCTACGGGGTGTACGTCCCCAGCACGCGCTACTCGCTGTTCAATGTGTGCACCTATCTCTCCGACATGGTCGGCTTCACCGTCGACACCGGCGGCGCGCTCGACTCCACCGTCGACTATCACTTCCTCACCGGTACCCAGGGAAACATCCTGGATGCCTACACCTCTCTCACCGGACGCCCATGGCTGCCCCCGAAATGGGCGTTCGGCCTGTGGATGTCCGCCAACGAGTGGAACACCCAGACCGAGGTCACGAACGAGCTCGCCAACGTCACAAGCAACAACATCCCTCACAGTGTCCTGGTCCTGGAGCAGTGGAGCGACGAGGCCACCTTCTACGTCTGGCACGGTGCGACTTACACCGCCAAGCCTGGCAGCGGCGCCCTGGCCTACACCGACCTCACCTTCCCGTCCGGCGGCGAGTGGAGCGACCCCAAGGCCATGGTCGCCGCCGCCCACGCCCAGAACATCAAAGTCGTCCTGTGGCAGATCCCCGTGCTCAAGCAGGACTTCAGCACCAACCCCGCCACCGCGCCCCAGCAGCACCTCAACGACCAGAGCTACGCCGCCGCCCAGGGCTACCTGATCGGAGACGGGGTCGGCGGGCAATACCGGATCCCCACCGGGGAATGGTTCGGGGACAGCACCATGCCGGACTTCACCAATGCCGCGGCGACGTCCTGGTGGATGAGCAAGCGCGCCTACCTCTTCGACGATGTCGGCATCGACGGGATGAAGACCGACGGCGGCGAGATGGTCTTCGGCCGCAACGCTTCCTTCTCCGACGGCCGCAAGGGCGACGAGATGCACAACGGGTATACCAACGCCTACACCGGCGCCTACGGCACCTATGTTCAGACCAAGAAGAACGGAGACGGGGTCCTGTTCAGCCGCGGCGGAACCGCGGGTGCGCAGGCACACTCCATCTACTGGGCCGGGGATCAGGCCTCGACGTTCTCGGCCTTCCAGCAGGCCCTGCGTGCAGGCCTGAGCGGCGGGGAGTCCGGCATTCCTTTCTGGGCGTGGGACATGGCCGGCTTCACCGGGACCTTCCCGAGCAGCGAGCTCTACCTGCGGGCCGCCGCCCAGCAGACCTACTCACCGATGATGCAGTACCACTCCGAGAAGTCCGATCCCAGTCCGTCAGAGGCCCGGACCCCCTGGAACGTCCAGGCCCGCACGGGCGACACAACGGTGGTCCCCACGTTCCGCAAGTTCGCCAACACGCGGATGAACCTGATCCCTTACATCTACACCGAGGCCAAGAACGCTTCCCTGACCGGGTTGCCCCTGCTGCAGACCATGCGGCTGGCCTTCCCCGGGGACGCCTCGGCGGCCCCCCTGGACATGCAGTACATGTTCGGCCGCCAGCTGCTCGTCGCCCCGATCACCACCCAAGGGGCGACCTCGGTCACGCTCTACCTCCCCGGCGGGGAATGGCACGACGTCACCAACGGCGGCAAGGCCTCCGGTCCCGGCAACAAGACCTACATCGCCGACACCTCCACCATCCCGGTGTACGCCCGCGACGGCGCCATCATCCCACTGAACCTCAACGCCAACTACGAATACGGCGGAAGCATCGGCAACGACGTTTACAACTACACGAACCTGGTCTTCCGGATCTACCCCGCAGGAACCACCTCGGCCGACTACTTCGACGACGCCGCCGGTACCGTCAAGCAGATCACCAGCACTGAGAACTGGAGCAGCCACCAGGTCATCGCCACCGTGCCGCCGCTCGCCACCACCGCAACCCTCCAGGTCAACACCACCGTCCCCAGCACCATCACAGTCGACGGAATCGCCCTGACCGCCTACAGCACGCTCAGCGGCCTCACCGCCGCGGCAACCGGCTGGTACTGGGATCCCGTCCAGCAGTTCACACTCATCAAGATCGCCTCCGGAACCACCACCCGCACCGTCATCCTCTCCGGGGTCAACAAGAGCGCATACGAAGCGGAATTCGCCACCGCAACAGGAACCACCACCAACACCAACCACCCCGGATTCACCGGCACCGGCTTCGTCGACGGCTTCACCGCCGCCGGTTCCTCCCTCACATTCGACGTCAGCGCCAACGCCACCGGAACCCACCAACTCACCTTCCGCTACGCCAACGCCACAGGCGGGCCAGCCACCCGGACCATCTACGTCGACGGAACCTCCGTCGGAACCCTCACACTGCCCACTCTGGCCAACTGGGACACATGGGGCACCGCAACCATCAGCACCACCCTCAGCTCAGGACGGCGCTCGGTGAAGATCTCCTACGACACGGCCAACACAGCCGCCATCAACCTCGACAACCTCACAGTGGGCAGGCCATGA
- a CDS encoding ROK family transcriptional regulator, which translates to MRIDRAGNKGLIREINEALVLAELRGESLHSRADIARSTGLSGPTVTAITSRLIDRGLVEERATGASAGGRPPVLLGLRQRAGYVVGIKLTENRAIGVLTDLDANVVARADAALALPTPGAVVAGIVSTVEALAPAGHGRILGVGLGMGGVIDRDEGSVRHATYFDWHNEPLAKRLSDAIGLPVLIDNDVNALVASEQSWGAGRGVKNFAVVTIGRGVGMGMVLDGRLFRGSRGGAGELGHMKVVPEGPECECGGRGCLEAVIGEPALLGSLAGELGRRVSVDEAGTMARDGDQRAARVFAEAGQHLGRAVGNVVNILNPDRLLLAGEGTHNLDLIMPAFRRALNETVFDGLQDGLSIHAEAWDDEAWARGAASLLLNELFEPNLRLNSDEPTLIGRSAG; encoded by the coding sequence GTGAGGATCGACCGTGCGGGCAACAAAGGGCTGATCAGGGAGATCAACGAGGCCCTCGTGCTCGCCGAGCTGCGCGGCGAGTCGCTCCATTCCCGCGCGGACATCGCCCGGAGTACCGGACTCAGCGGCCCGACGGTCACTGCCATCACGTCACGGCTCATAGACCGAGGCCTCGTCGAAGAGCGGGCCACCGGCGCATCGGCGGGAGGGCGGCCACCAGTGCTCCTTGGCCTGCGTCAACGCGCCGGCTACGTCGTCGGCATCAAACTGACCGAGAACCGGGCCATCGGCGTCCTGACGGACCTGGACGCCAACGTCGTGGCCCGAGCCGACGCCGCCCTGGCGCTACCGACGCCCGGCGCGGTAGTGGCAGGCATCGTCAGCACAGTCGAGGCGCTTGCTCCCGCCGGCCATGGCCGGATCCTCGGCGTTGGGCTGGGCATGGGCGGGGTGATCGACCGGGATGAGGGAAGTGTGCGCCACGCCACATACTTCGATTGGCACAACGAACCGCTCGCCAAACGGCTCTCAGATGCGATCGGGTTGCCGGTTCTCATCGACAACGACGTCAACGCCTTGGTGGCGAGCGAGCAGAGCTGGGGGGCCGGGCGGGGCGTGAAGAACTTCGCCGTCGTGACCATAGGACGCGGCGTCGGCATGGGCATGGTGCTCGACGGGCGCCTGTTCCGTGGCAGCCGCGGAGGTGCCGGCGAGCTCGGCCACATGAAGGTGGTGCCCGAAGGCCCGGAGTGCGAGTGCGGTGGCCGCGGCTGTCTGGAGGCCGTGATCGGCGAGCCGGCCCTCCTGGGATCCCTCGCGGGTGAGCTGGGACGGCGCGTCTCGGTCGACGAGGCCGGCACGATGGCCCGGGACGGGGACCAGCGTGCAGCACGGGTCTTCGCCGAGGCCGGCCAACATCTGGGGCGGGCTGTCGGCAACGTCGTGAACATCCTGAACCCTGACCGGCTCCTCCTGGCCGGCGAAGGTACGCATAATCTCGACCTCATCATGCCTGCGTTCCGCCGCGCTCTCAACGAGACCGTTTTTGACGGACTGCAGGACGGACTCTCGATCCACGCCGAGGCGTGGGACGACGAGGCCTGGGCACGCGGAGCCGCAAGCCTCCTGCTCAACGAGCTGTTCGAACCCAACCTCCGCTTGAACAGCGACGAGCCGACCCTCATCGGCCGCTCCGCTGGGTGA
- a CDS encoding ROK family transcriptional regulator yields MVRPSGNADVTRSAILAFLGTSGGASRADLARALGVSPALMTQLIKELIADGLVRELSMSPSSGGRPARMLGLATAAGRVVGMKISKDHVAFVETELSGHVVRSGNRAYDASSITSLSDVVSLVHSFVGEDRVTPLLGIGVGVPGSVDGQGSGVVDSSLLGWRQVPLGAVLSRELHVPVLVENNVNALAVAERLYGSGREHAEFLVVTIGEGVGAGFVTGGAVVRGSRGGAGEIGHIPAVADGPLCTCGNHGCIEALIGEKTLVANARQSGIISSSETMADLQERANDGDPLAQDIFRGAGQPLGRIVAGLVQILDPEIVIVSGEGTRGWRHWAAGFERSFRGALTADRRSIPVIVESWDDEAWARGAAALVASAPFYSEESSGEQGRRVRARLTHVPAEVGGL; encoded by the coding sequence ATGGTTCGGCCGAGCGGCAACGCTGACGTTACGCGGTCTGCGATCCTGGCATTTCTTGGTACCTCCGGTGGTGCGTCCCGGGCTGACTTGGCAAGGGCACTTGGAGTCTCCCCGGCTCTTATGACCCAGCTCATCAAAGAGCTCATCGCGGACGGCCTCGTGAGGGAGCTGTCAATGTCTCCCTCCAGCGGCGGTCGTCCTGCACGGATGCTGGGCCTTGCCACCGCTGCAGGGCGCGTGGTGGGTATGAAGATCTCGAAGGATCATGTTGCCTTCGTTGAAACGGAACTTAGCGGGCATGTAGTCCGGTCCGGCAATAGGGCATACGACGCTTCCTCGATCACATCGCTTTCCGACGTCGTCTCACTGGTCCATTCATTCGTTGGCGAAGATCGTGTCACCCCCCTCCTGGGAATAGGCGTCGGTGTTCCCGGATCGGTGGATGGGCAAGGTAGTGGTGTTGTTGATTCAAGCCTCCTGGGGTGGCGGCAGGTACCGCTTGGAGCGGTTCTGAGCCGGGAACTCCATGTTCCGGTCCTGGTGGAGAACAATGTCAACGCCCTCGCTGTAGCCGAACGGCTCTATGGGTCAGGCCGCGAGCATGCCGAGTTTCTGGTTGTGACGATCGGCGAAGGCGTCGGCGCGGGGTTTGTCACCGGCGGTGCGGTCGTGCGCGGCAGCAGAGGCGGTGCCGGCGAAATCGGTCACATACCCGCAGTTGCGGATGGACCTCTTTGCACCTGCGGTAACCACGGATGCATCGAGGCCCTGATTGGGGAAAAGACACTCGTCGCGAATGCGCGGCAATCCGGAATCATTTCGTCATCAGAGACCATGGCAGATCTGCAAGAGCGCGCAAACGACGGTGACCCCCTCGCCCAAGATATTTTCAGGGGAGCCGGTCAGCCGCTGGGGCGAATCGTCGCTGGTCTCGTGCAGATCCTGGATCCGGAGATTGTGATCGTCAGCGGGGAAGGAACCCGTGGATGGCGCCACTGGGCAGCAGGATTCGAACGATCATTCCGGGGTGCCCTGACGGCAGACCGCCGGAGCATCCCCGTGATCGTCGAGTCCTGGGACGACGAGGCCTGGGCCCGCGGAGCCGCCGCGCTCGTGGCGTCTGCGCCCTTCTACAGCGAAGAAAGTTCAGGTGAGCAGGGGAGACGGGTTCGTGCCCGGCTCACCCACGTACCGGCGGAGGTAGGAGGATTGTGA
- a CDS encoding carbohydrate ABC transporter permease has protein sequence MTALQDSRSGSPGPTATTKRYRGPGIRRKATGNRLRYGLTVAVFLMPSALPLLFFTIIPMFSAFWISLNQWNLVGPMKWVGLGNYGKLIGDPGTQGAFLHTIYYIVGYLPLVYIGGLAIALALNSRIRGRSMMRGLYFLPVVTSWIVVALVWRWLLNPSTGIVNWLLGLIGVTGPGWWTDPAWSMPSIIVASAWKDLGFVMVILLAGLQAIPEDLYEAATVDGAGRWRRLFSITLPMLSPSTFFVVVLSLINGFQVFDQVYAMTGGGPNNSSQVVVEQIYDLTFRYGRAGEASALSWLLFLFILVITLIQVRGQKKWVHYA, from the coding sequence GTGACCGCTCTGCAAGACTCGAGGTCCGGCAGCCCCGGACCCACGGCAACAACGAAGCGCTACCGAGGACCCGGGATTCGGCGTAAAGCAACCGGCAATCGTCTCAGATACGGGCTGACTGTCGCCGTTTTCCTCATGCCGAGCGCGTTGCCACTGTTGTTCTTCACCATCATTCCCATGTTTTCCGCGTTCTGGATCAGCCTGAACCAATGGAATCTAGTCGGTCCGATGAAATGGGTTGGCCTTGGGAACTACGGCAAGCTCATCGGCGACCCCGGCACGCAGGGCGCCTTCCTGCACACCATCTACTACATCGTCGGATACCTGCCGCTTGTGTACATCGGCGGGCTGGCCATAGCGCTTGCCCTCAATTCCCGGATCAGGGGACGCAGCATGATGCGCGGCCTTTACTTCCTCCCCGTGGTGACCAGCTGGATCGTCGTTGCACTCGTCTGGCGTTGGCTACTGAATCCCAGCACGGGAATCGTCAACTGGCTGCTTGGACTCATCGGCGTGACAGGGCCGGGATGGTGGACAGATCCGGCATGGTCCATGCCTTCGATCATCGTGGCTTCGGCGTGGAAGGACCTTGGCTTTGTCATGGTGATTCTGCTCGCCGGCCTCCAAGCCATTCCGGAGGACCTTTATGAAGCCGCGACTGTCGACGGCGCCGGCCGGTGGAGGCGGCTGTTCAGCATTACGCTTCCCATGCTTTCCCCCTCGACATTCTTTGTCGTTGTGTTGTCGCTGATCAACGGATTCCAGGTCTTTGACCAGGTCTATGCCATGACCGGAGGCGGCCCCAACAACTCTTCCCAGGTCGTGGTCGAGCAGATTTACGACCTCACGTTCCGCTACGGCAGGGCCGGCGAAGCATCGGCTCTGTCATGGCTACTGTTCCTTTTCATCCTGGTCATCACTCTGATTCAGGTGCGCGGTCAAAAGAAATGGGTGCACTATGCGTAA
- a CDS encoding carbohydrate ABC transporter permease, whose translation MRKQRPSITLNILVLVGALMMVFPFLWAFVTSISPGAGLSATPQLIPENPSLSAYAQLLQRLPFAQIVLNSLILAILTAVFQLVTSSLAAYVFSRMPFKGRNAVFAVYLATMMIPMQVLVVPLFVEMKSLGLIDTYLGVLMPGIASAFGVFLLRQAMNSVPQDLDQAATLDGAGHFRIFGLIVLPLVRPALATLTVFAFLNSWNSFLWPLIILRTPAMKTLPVALAGLQGQYTTQWDIVMAGSVVSVLPMLALYIFTQKYIIQGVAGTGLK comes from the coding sequence ATGCGTAAGCAGCGTCCCTCGATCACCCTGAACATCCTCGTCCTCGTTGGCGCCCTCATGATGGTCTTCCCTTTTCTTTGGGCGTTCGTAACGTCCATCAGCCCCGGCGCAGGCCTCTCCGCGACACCGCAACTTATCCCGGAGAATCCTTCACTGTCCGCCTACGCTCAGTTGCTCCAACGGCTCCCGTTTGCCCAGATCGTCCTTAACAGCCTGATCCTTGCCATCCTCACCGCGGTGTTCCAGCTTGTCACCAGCTCACTGGCCGCCTATGTCTTTTCCCGGATGCCGTTCAAGGGGCGAAATGCGGTGTTCGCCGTGTATCTGGCCACCATGATGATCCCGATGCAGGTGCTGGTCGTCCCGTTGTTTGTCGAGATGAAAAGCCTGGGCCTTATCGATACCTATCTCGGCGTATTGATGCCGGGGATCGCCAGCGCCTTCGGAGTGTTCCTCCTGCGGCAGGCAATGAATTCTGTGCCGCAGGACCTGGATCAGGCCGCGACATTGGATGGTGCTGGCCACTTCCGGATCTTCGGCCTCATTGTGCTTCCCCTGGTCCGTCCGGCGCTGGCGACACTGACGGTGTTCGCGTTCCTGAATAGCTGGAACAGCTTCCTTTGGCCGCTGATTATCCTGCGCACCCCCGCAATGAAAACCCTTCCCGTGGCGTTGGCGGGACTGCAAGGCCAGTACACAACCCAGTGGGACATCGTGATGGCCGGATCTGTGGTCAGCGTCCTTCCAATGCTTGCCCTCTATATCTTCACCCAGAAGTACATCATCCAAGGGGTTGCGGGCACCGGACTCAAATAG